In the genome of Gammaproteobacteria bacterium, the window AGTCAATCTCCGGCTCGCCTTCCCAGACATCGAGCACCGCCGTCAGCCGGCCGGCGCGCAGGCGCTCCGCCAATGCCGCCTCGTCCGCCACGCCGCCGCGCGCCGTGTTGATCAGCACCGCTCCCGGCTTCATGCGGCGCAGGCGCGCCGCATCCAGCAACTTCCAGGTGGGATGGGGGCCGGAGCGGGTCAGCGGCACGTGCAGGGAGACGATATCCGCTTCCAGGACTTCGTCCAGCGACAAGTAATCGCCCCCGAAGCGCTCTTGCAGCGGCGGGTCGTTGCGCAGGCACCGGACGCCGACGGCCTCCAACAAGCCGGCGAGGCAGGAGCCGACCCGGCCGCAGCCCACCAAGGCCGCGGTCGCGCCGCGCAACGGCGTCCCCTGCCGCAGGGAAAGGAGACTCAGGGCGCTCAGCACGTACTCGGCTACGGGACGGGCATTGCAGCCGCGGGCGCTGAACCAGGAGATGCCGGCAGCCTCCAGACCGGCGGTGTCCAGGTGATCGACGCCGCTGGTGGCGGTGCCGACCAGGCGCACCCGGCTGCCCTCCAGCAAGCCGGGGCCGACCCGGGTGACGGAGCGCACCAGCAACAGTTCGCAGTGCCGCAATTGCCGCGGCTCGGGCCGCGGCGGCTCGAACAGGCGCACTTCCCCCAGGCGCCCGAAAACCTCCGCCACCCGCGGGATGCCCCGGTCCGCCAGGATCTTCAAGGGGCGCCCTCCTTCTCCGCCGGCACCAGGTCCTGGCGGCTCACGCCCAGGGCCAGCGTGACGGCGCTGGCGACGTATATGGAAGAGTAGGTGCCTATCAGAACGCCGACGATCAGGGCGACGGAGAAGGCCCGGATGATCTCCCCGCCCAACAGGAACAGGGCGAACAACACCAGCAGGGTGGTCAGCGAAGTGACCAGCGTGCGCCGCAGAGTCTGGTTCAGGGAGGTGTTGATCACCTCGACGGGCGTCGCCTTGATCATGTGGCGGAACCGTTCCCGCAACCGGTCGAAGATGACGATAGTGTCGTTCAGGGAATAGCCCACTACGGCCAGCAGCGCCGCCAGTACGCTGAGGTCGAAGTCCATGCGGGTGAAGGAAAAGAAGCCCAGCACGATGAGGACATCGTGCACCAGCGCCGCGATCGCGCCCAGCGAGAACCGAAATTGAAAGCGCAGGGAGACGTACACCAGGATCCCCCCCAGGGCGTACAGCACGGCCAAGGCGCCGGCGCGGGTAAGCTCCTCGCCCACCTGCGGCCCGACGAATTCGACGCGGCGCATTTCGATCTCGCGGCCGCCGGCGCGCAACACGGTCAGCAGGCGCTCGCTCAGCAGGGCCTTGTCGCCGCCCGGCCCGGCATTGGGGGGCACGCGGATCAGCAACTCGCGGGGCGTGCCAAAGGGCTGCACGGCGGCGCCCCGGAATTCCGACCCGTCCAACACTTCGCGCACCACCCCGGGCGATACCGGCTCGAGGTAGCGCACCTCCACCAGCGTCCCGCCGGTAAAGTCTATGCCGAGGTTGAGCCCGTTCACGGCCAGCGAGCCGATAGCGGCGACCAGCAGAACGAACGAGCAGACGGCGGACCAGAGGCGGTAGCGCATAAAGTCTATGCGCCGCCATGGCCCGCCCGGGGCAACGGCCCGGCCATTGCCGGCATTGCCGCCCCCTTTGCCTGCCGTCAGTTCCCGCATCGCACCGTCCCGGTTCAAATTGACAGCCGCCGCAGCTGCTGGCGGCGCCCGTACCAGAGGTTGACCACGCCGCGGCTAACCACGATGGAGGTGAACATAGAGGTCAGTATGCCCAGCGACAAGGTGACGGCGAAGCCTTTGATGGGCCCGGTGCCGAAGTTGAACAGCACCAGCGCCGCGATCAGGGTGGTGATGTTGGCGTCGGCAATGGTGGACAGCGCCTTGCCGTAGCCGGCATGAATGCTGGCCTGCGGCGAATTGCCGTTGCGCAATTCCTCGCGGATGCGCTCGAAGATCAGCACGTTGGCGTCCACCGCCATGCCCACCGTCAAGACGATGCCGGCGATGCCGGGCAGGGTGAGCGTGGCCTGCAACATGGACAGCAGGGCGACGATCAGCATCAGATTGCAAACCAGCGCGAGGTCGGCGACCAAGCCGAAGAACCGGTAATACAAGGCCATGAAGATCAGCACCAGCGTCAACCCGATCTGGATCGAGCGAAAACCCTGGTCTATGTTGTCCTGCCCCAGGCTGGGGCCTACCGTGCGTTCTTCGATGATCTGCACCGGCGCCGCCAGCGCGCCGGCGCGCAGCAGCAGGGCCAGGTTGCGGGCCTCGCGGGGCGAGTCCAGCCCCGTGATCTGGAAGCGCTTGCCCAACTGTTCGCGGATCACCGCGGCGTTGATTACCTCCTCGATCACTTCCTTGCGCCGCGTTTCCTCGCCGTCCTCGCCGCGCTCCGTCCAACTCTGGGTCTCGATGTACACCACCCCCATGCGATCCCCCACATGGTCGGCGGTCTTGCGGCTCATAAGCCGCGCGCCCTTGCCGTCCAGGGTAATGAACACCGCCGGGCTGCCGCTCACCTGGTCGAAACCCGAACTGGCCGCGATGATCCGGTCGCCGGTGATGATGATGTCCTTCTCCAGCAGGATCGGACCGCCGTCCCGGGATCGGTACAGGCGGCTGCCCACCGGCGCCCGCCCCGAGCTCTCCGCCTGCTCCGGGCTGTTCTCCTCGTCCACCAGGCGGAATTCCAGCGTCGCGGTGGCCCCCAGGATCTCCTTGGCGCGGGCCGTGTCCTGGACGCCGGGGAGTTGCACCACGATCCGATCTTCCCCCTGCTGCTGCACCACCGGTTCGGCGATGCCCAGCTCGTTCACCCGCTTGCGCAGCGTAGTGATGTTCTGTTGCAACGCAAAGCGGCGCGTTTCCTTCAAAGACTCTTCGCCTTGCCCGGCC includes:
- a CDS encoding 4-phosphoerythronate dehydrogenase is translated as MKILADRGIPRVAEVFGRLGEVRLFEPPRPEPRQLRHCELLLVRSVTRVGPGLLEGSRVRLVGTATSGVDHLDTAGLEAAGISWFSARGCNARPVAEYVLSALSLLSLRQGTPLRGATAALVGCGRVGSCLAGLLEAVGVRCLRNDPPLQERFGGDYLSLDEVLEADIVSLHVPLTRSGPHPTWKLLDAARLRRMKPGAVLINTARGGVADEAALAERLRAGRLTAVLDVWEGEPEID
- the secF gene encoding protein translocase subunit SecF, yielding MRYRLWSAVCSFVLLVAAIGSLAVNGLNLGIDFTGGTLVEVRYLEPVSPGVVREVLDGSEFRGAAVQPFGTPRELLIRVPPNAGPGGDKALLSERLLTVLRAGGREIEMRRVEFVGPQVGEELTRAGALAVLYALGGILVYVSLRFQFRFSLGAIAALVHDVLIVLGFFSFTRMDFDLSVLAALLAVVGYSLNDTIVIFDRLRERFRHMIKATPVEVINTSLNQTLRRTLVTSLTTLLVLFALFLLGGEIIRAFSVALIVGVLIGTYSSIYVASAVTLALGVSRQDLVPAEKEGAP
- the secD gene encoding protein translocase subunit SecD, which gives rise to MNRYPFWKYLLIIVALGVGVVYSLPNLYGKEPALQISPTGGQDEPEILELKVEAALEEAEIEPQSLERRQAGIVVRLPDEETQRRARDAIGDVLGRDYVVALSLAPAAPAWLRALSAEPMFLGLDLRGGVHFLMEVDMDAALRKAAERYISDLRASMREERIHYRGIVLRSDNRVFVRLRDTADMGRARSRIQRDFPELEVEEGEDKEGNAGLLAGQGEESLKETRRFALQQNITTLRKRVNELGIAEPVVQQQGEDRIVVQLPGVQDTARAKEILGATATLEFRLVDEENSPEQAESSGRAPVGSRLYRSRDGGPILLEKDIIITGDRIIAASSGFDQVSGSPAVFITLDGKGARLMSRKTADHVGDRMGVVYIETQSWTERGEDGEETRRKEVIEEVINAAVIREQLGKRFQITGLDSPREARNLALLLRAGALAAPVQIIEERTVGPSLGQDNIDQGFRSIQIGLTLVLIFMALYYRFFGLVADLALVCNLMLIVALLSMLQATLTLPGIAGIVLTVGMAVDANVLIFERIREELRNGNSPQASIHAGYGKALSTIADANITTLIAALVLFNFGTGPIKGFAVTLSLGILTSMFTSIVVSRGVVNLWYGRRQQLRRLSI